From a single Salvelinus namaycush isolate Seneca chromosome 14, SaNama_1.0, whole genome shotgun sequence genomic region:
- the LOC120059355 gene encoding brefeldin A-inhibited guanine nucleotide-exchange protein 2-like isoform X3 encodes MQQRLAQQQQQTESTKTKSMFLSRALEKILSDKELKRSQHSQLRKACQVALDEIKIELEKQKDGTVVPPRANYIEADKYVLPFELACQSKSPRIVSTSLDCLQKLIAYGHITGNAPDSSAPGKRLIDRLVETICNCFQGPQTDEGVQLQIIKALLTAVTSPHIEIHEGTVLLTVRTCYNIYLASRNLINQTTAKATLTQMLNVIFTRMETQAALESHEQEKDRLCLPHQNPSTSPGRMCGSPRSDHTLDLSGTPSPAASTPDLHTMPLAPDTPSINGQPDECKTEEDVAVTEEKREETPPPVFEDPVSETPTTVKQPVEEGHEVGQGEKSEVGEEEKPEVDSKPTEQPTSEVVEEVAPAPEPEPQPQTAPEGDHLPEQTEVAPPRPRTDTNQMNGIMDDRGSVSSTDILDAESMQGGQNTARFSHILQKDAFLVFRSLCKLSMKPLADGPPDPKSHELRSKVVSLQLLLSVLQGAGPVFRTHEMFVNAIKQYLCVALSKNGVSSVPEVFELSLAIFLTLLSHFKVHLKMQIEVFFREIFLTILETSSSSFEHKWMVIQTLTRICADAQCVVDIYVNYDCDLNAANIFERLVNDLSKIAMGRSGQELGMTPLQELSLRKKGLECLVSILKCMVEWSRDMYVNPNLQANLGQERPSDGEGPELKLPDHLASRRDSVSSLDSTMSSSVQSSQPDHPEQYEVIKQQKDVIEHGIELFNKKPKRGVQFLQDQGMLGNTAEDIAQFLHQEERLDTTQVGEYLGENVRFNKEVMYSYVDQLDFCGRDFVSALRAFLEGFRLPGEAQKIDRLMEKFAARYLECNQGQTEFASADTAYVLAYSIIMLTTDLHSPQVKNKMTKEQYIKMNRGINDSKDLPEEYLSSIYDEIAGKKIAMKDSKEHTITPKTSKHSVATEKQRRLLYNVEMEQMAKTAKALMEAVSHAQAPFFSATHLEHVRPMFKLAWTPLLAAFSVGLQDCDDQEVASLCLEGIRCAIRITCIFSMLLERDAYVQALARFTLLTASSSITEMKQKNIDTIKTLITVAHTDGNYLGNSWHEILRCISQLELAQLIGTGVKTRYISGVVRDSQTGIKGFPIGGEEFMPLGLGTLVGGPDRRQMAHIQESVGETSSQSVVVAVDRIFTGSTRLDGNAVVDFVRWLCAVSMDELASTHQPRMFSLQKIVEISYYNMNRIRLQWSRIWQVIGDHFNKVGCNPNEDVAIFAVDSLRQLSMKFLEKGELANFRFQKDFLRPFEHIVKKNRSPTIRDMVIRCVAQMVNSQAANIRSGWKNIFSVFHQAASDHDENIVELAFQTTGHIVMNTFQQHFAAAIDSFQDAVKCLSEFVCNAAFPDTSMEAIRLIRHCAKYVAERPQALREYTSDDMNVAPGDRVWVRGWFPILFELSCIINRCKLDIRTRGLTVMFEIMKSYGHTFEKHWWHDLFRIVFRIFDNMKLPEQQTEKHEWMTTTCNHALYAICDVFTQFYEPLSEVLLADIFTQLQWCVRQDNEQLARSGTNCLENLVILNGEKFSPEVWNVTCSCMLDIFQTTSPHVLLTWRPAGQEEEAGDGKHMDVDFDTQSQSSYDRALSERGGQSQMSTASDETWKGKPHARVSDQKLFAGLLIKCVVQLELIQTIDNIVFYPATSKKEDAENMASAQRDALEEAAEEGDPGQGEQGMYRHLSSQHLFKLLDCLLESHTFARDFNSNNEQRTALWRAGFKGKSKPNLLKQETSSLACSLRILFRMYCDRQLQDSWPDIQTRLLLSSLMPPVTTRTCVR; translated from the exons ATGAAATTAAAATCGAGCTTGAGAAGCAAAA AGATGGCACAGTGGTCCCGCCCCGAGCAAACTACATTGAGGCTGACAAATATGTGCTACCTTTTGAGCTTGCCTGCCAATCTAAGTCCCCACGCATTGTCAGCACCTCGTTGGACTGCTTACAG AAGCTCATTGCGTATGGCCACATCACAGGCAACGCCCCTGACAGTAGTGCTCCAGGGAAGAGGCTCATCGACCGGCTGGTGGAGACCATCTGTAACTGTTTCCAGGGCCCACAGACAGACGAGGGGGTGCAGCTGCAAATCATTAAG GCTCTCCTGACTGCAGTGACCTCCCCTCACATTGAGATCCACGAGGggactgttctactgactgtgCGTACCTGTTACAACATCTACCTGGCCAGCCGCAACCTCATCAACCAGACCACCGCCAAGGCCACACTCACACAGATGCTCAATGTGATCTTCACCCGCATGGAGACACAGGCA GCTCTGGAGTCTCACGAACAGGAGAAGGATAGACTGTGTTTGCCCCATCAGAACCCTTCCACTTCCCCTGGGCGGATGTGCGGTTCCCCCCGGTCAGACCACACCCTAGACTTAAGCGGGACGCCCTCTCCTGCGGCCAGCACCCCAGACCTCCATACCATGCCCCTGGCCCCAGACACACCCTCCATCAATGGCCAACCAGATGAGTGCAAGACTGAGGAGGATGTGGCTGTTACAGAGGAGAAAAGGGAGGAGACACCACCTCCAG TTTTtgaggatccagtttcagagacCCCAACAACAGTAAAACAGCCAGTCGAGGAAGGGCATGAGGTGGGGCAGGGGGAGAAATCAgaagtaggagaggaggagaaaccAGAAGTCGATTCAAAGCCAACAGAGCAACCAACGAGTGAGGTGGTAGAGGAAGTGGCTCCAGCACCTGAACCAGAGCCACAGCCCCAGACCGCACCAG AAGGGGATCATCTCCCTGAGCAGACAGAGGTGGCGCCCCCTAGACCCAGGACAGATACGAACCAAATGAACGGCATTATGGATGACCGTGGTTCAGTGTCCTCTACAGACATCCTG GATGCGGAGTCTATGCAGGGTGGCCAGAACACTGCTCGTTTCTCCCACATTCTGCAGAAAGACGCCTTCCTAGTCTTCCGCTCCCTCTGCAAGCTCTCCATGAAGCCCCTGGCAGACGGACCCCCTGACCCAAA GTCTCATGAGCTGCGCTCCAAAGTGGTGTCTCTGCAGCTGCTGCTGTCTGTGCTCCAGGGGGCAGGGCCCGTCTTCCGCACCCACGAGATGTTTGTCAATGCCATCAAGCAGTACCTGTGTGTGGCCCTCTCCAAAAACGGGGTGTCCTCTGTGCCCGAGGTGTTTGAGCTCTCCCTCGCCATCTTCCTCACCCTGCTCTCCCACTTTAAAGTCCACCTCAAGATGCAGATCGAG GTGTTTTTCAGGGAGATTTTCCTGACCATCCTGGAAACATCATCCAGCTCCTTTGAACACAAGTGGATGGTTATTCAGACCCTCACACGGATATGTgcag ATGCTCAGTGTGTGGTGGATATCTACGTAAACTACGACTGTGACCTGAACGCTGCAAACATCTTTGAGCGGCTGGTGAACGATCTATCTAAGATTGCCATGGGGAGGAGTGGCCAGGAGCTGGGGATGACCCCTCTACAG GAGCTGAGTCTGCGTAAGAAGGGTCTGGAGTGTTTGGTGTCCATTCTGAAATGCATGGTGGAGTGGAGCAGAGACATGTATGTCAACCCCAACCTGCAGGCCAACCTCG GCCAGGAGCGGCCGTCAGATGGTGAGGGTCCGGAGCTGAAGCTTCCTGACCACCTGGCGTCTCGTAGAGACAGCGTCAGTTCTCTGGACTCCACCATGTCATCTAGTGTCCAGTCCTCCCAGCCTGACCACCCAGAACAGTATGAGGTCATCAAACAACAGAAGGATGTCATCGAGCACGGCATTGAGCT TTTCAACAAAAAGCCCAAGCGAGGTGTCCAGTTCTTACAAGACCAAGGCATGCTGGGAAACACAGCAGAGGACATTGCCCAGTTTCTGCACCAAGAGGAGCGCCTGGACACA ACCCAGGTGGGGGAATACCTGGGGGAGAACGTGCGTTTCAACAAGGAGGTGATGTACAGCTATGTGGACCAGCTGGACTTCTGTGGCCGGGACTTTGTCTCTGCTCTGAGGGCTTTCCTGGAGGGCTTCCGGCTCCCAGGAGAGGCCCAGAAAATTGACAGGCTCATGGAGAAGTTCGCTGCCCGATATCTGGAGTGTAACCAGGG ACAGACTGAGTTTGCCAGTGCAGACACGGCCTACGTCTTGGCCTACTCCATCATCATGCTCACCACCGACCTGCACAGTCCACAG GTGAAGAACAAAATGACCAAGGAGCAGTACATCAAAATGAACCGTGGAATCAATGACAGTAAGGACCTGCCTGAGGAGTACCTGTCCTCCATATACGATGAGATCGCTGGCAAGAAGATCGCCATGAAGGACAGCAAGGAGCACACTATCACACCCAAGACTAGCAAGCACA GTGTAGCCACTGAGAAGCAGCGTCGTCTGCTATATAACGTGGAGATGGAACAGATGGCCAAGACAGCCAAGGCCCTGATGGAGGCTGTGAGCCACGCCCAGGCTCCCTTCTTCAGCGCCACCCACCTGGAACACGTCCGGCCCATGTTTAAG TTGGCGTGGACCCCTCTCCTGGCAGCCTTCAGCGTGGGGCTGCAGGACTGTGATGACCAGGAGGTGGCCTCTCTGTGTCTGGAGGGGATCCGCTGTGCCATCAGGATCACCTGTATCTTCAGTATGCTG TTGGAGAGGGATGCTTATGTCCAAGCCTTGGCTCGGTTCACCCTGCTCACAGCCAGCTCCAGCATCACTGAGATGAAGCAGAAGAACATTGACACCATCAAGACCCTTATCACTGTGGCCCACACAGACGGAAACTACCTGGGCAACTCTTGGCACGAG ATCCTGCGGTGTATCAGCCAGCTGGAGTTGGCCCAGCTGATTGGCACGGGGGTGAAGACACGCTACATCTCTGGAGTGGTCCGGGACAGTCAGACCGGCATCAAGGGTTTCCCAATCGGGGGAGAGGAGTTCATGCCCCTGGGACTGG GGACCCTGGTGGGAGGTCCAGACAGGAGGCAGATGGCTCATATCCAGGAGTCAGTGGGAGAGACCAGCTCTCAGAGCGTGGTGGTGGCTGTAGACAG GATCTTCACTGGTTCCACAAGGCTGGATGGAAATGCAGTTG TGGACTTTGTGCGGTGGTTATGTGCGGTCTCCATGGATGAACTGGCCTCTACTCACCAGCCGAGGATGTTCAGTCTGCAGAAGATAGTAGAGATCTCCTACTACAACATGAACCGCATCCGTCTGCAGTGGTCACGCATCTGGCAGGTCATCGGAGACCACTTCAACAAG GTGGGCTGCAACCCCAACGAGGACGTGGCCATCTTTGCCGTGGACTCTCTGAGGCAGCTGTCCATGAAGTTCCTGGAGAAAGGAGAGCTGGCTAACTTCCGCTTCCAGAAGGACTTCCTCCGGCCATTTGAACACATCGTGAAGAAGAACAG ATCTCCCACTATCAGGGACATGGTGATCCGCTGTGTGGCCCAGATGGTCAACTCCCAGGCAGCCAACATCCGCTCCGGCTGGAAGAACATCTTCTCTGTGTTCCACCAGGCCGCCTCGGATCACGACGAGAACATTGTGGAGCTGGCCTTCCAGACTACTGGCCACATAGTCA TGAACACGTTTCAGCAGCACTTTGCAGCAGCCATAGACTCCTTCCAGGATGCAGTGAAGTGTCTGTCTGAGTTTGTGTGCAACGCTGCCTTCCCTGACACCAGTATGGAGGCCATCCGGCTCATACGCCACTGTGCTAAATATGTGGCTGAACGGCCGCAG GCTCTGCGGGAGTACACCAGTGATGACATGAACGTGGCCCCAGGGGACCGGGTGTGGGTGAGAGGCTGGTTCCCCATCCTCTTTGAGCTGTCCTGCATCATCAACCGCTGCAAGCTGGACATCAGGACAAG GGGTCTGACTGTGATGTTTGAGATTATGAAGAGCTATGGACACACCTTTGAAAAGCACTGGTGGCACGACCTTTTCCGCATCGTCTTCCGCATCTTCGACAATATGAAGCTCCCTGAGCAGCAGACGGAG AAGCATGAGTGGATGACCACGACCTGTAACCACGCCCTGTACGCCATTTGTGACGTCTTCACCCAGTTCTATGAGCCTCTCAGTGAAGTCCTGCTGGCTGACATCTTCACTCAGCTGCAGTGGTGTGTCAGACAAG ATAATGAGCAGTTGGCCCGGTCAGGGACTAACTGCCTAGAGAACCTGGTCATCCTGAATGGGGAGAAGTTTAGCCCAGAGGTGTGGAACGTCACCTGCTCCTGTATGCTGGACATCTTCCAGACCACCAGCCCACACGT CCTGTTGACATGGCGACCAGCTGGTCAGGAAGAGGAAGCTGGTGATGGGAAACATATG GATGTAGATTTTGACACCCAATCCCAGAGCAGCTATGACAGAGCCCTGTcagagagaggaggtcagagcCAAATGTCCACTGCCAGCGATGAGACCTGGAAGGGTAAACCCCATGCCA GAGTGTCAGACCAGAAGCTGTTTGCTGGACTGCTCATCAAGTGTGTGGTGCAGCTGGAGCTGATCCAGACCATTGACAACATTGTCTTCTACCCGGCAACCAGCAAGAAGGAAGATGCCGAAAATATGGCTTCTGCACAG AGGGATGCTCTGGAGGAGGCTGCAGAGGAAGGGGACCCTGGGCAGGGGGAGCAGGGCATGTACAGACACCTCTCCTCCCAGCACCTTTTCAAGCTGCTGGACTGCTTGCTGGAGTCACACACCTTTGCCAGAGATTTCAACTCTAACAACGAGCAGAGGACTGCACTCTGGAGAGCAG gaTTTAAGGGGAAGTCGAAGCCCAATCTGCTAAAGCAGGAGACCAGTAGCCTGGCCTGTAGCCTGCGTATTCTGTTCCGCATGTACTGTGACCGGCAGCTCCAGGACTCCTGGCCTGACATCCAGACACGACTGCTGCT TTCAAGCCTCATGCCTCCTGTTACTACCCGCACCTGTGTGAGATGA
- the LOC120059355 gene encoding brefeldin A-inhibited guanine nucleotide-exchange protein 2-like isoform X2 has protein sequence MQQRLAQQQQQTESTKTKSMFLSRALEKILSDKELKRSQHSQLRKACQVALDEIKIELEKQKDGTVVPPRANYIEADKYVLPFELACQSKSPRIVSTSLDCLQKLIAYGHITGNAPDSSAPGKRLIDRLVETICNCFQGPQTDEGVQLQIIKALLTAVTSPHIEIHEGTVLLTVRTCYNIYLASRNLINQTTAKATLTQMLNVIFTRMETQAALESHEQEKDRLCLPHQNPSTSPGRMCGSPRSDHTLDLSGTPSPAASTPDLHTMPLAPDTPSINGQPDECKTEEDVAVTEEKREETPPPVFEDPVSETPTTVKQPVEEGHEVGQGEKSEVGEEEKPEVDSKPTEQPTSEVVEEVAPAPEPEPQPQTAPEGDHLPEQTEVAPPRPRTDTNQMNGIMDDRGSVSSTDILDAESMQGGQNTARFSHILQKDAFLVFRSLCKLSMKPLADGPPDPKSHELRSKVVSLQLLLSVLQGAGPVFRTHEMFVNAIKQYLCVALSKNGVSSVPEVFELSLAIFLTLLSHFKVHLKMQIEVFFREIFLTILETSSSSFEHKWMVIQTLTRICADAQCVVDIYVNYDCDLNAANIFERLVNDLSKIAMGRSGQELGMTPLQELSLRKKGLECLVSILKCMVEWSRDMYVNPNLQANLGQERPSDGEGPELKLPDHLASRRDSVSSLDSTMSSSVQSSQPDHPEQYEVIKQQKDVIEHGIELFNKKPKRGVQFLQDQGMLGNTAEDIAQFLHQEERLDTTQVGEYLGENVRFNKEVMYSYVDQLDFCGRDFVSALRAFLEGFRLPGEAQKIDRLMEKFAARYLECNQGQTEFASADTAYVLAYSIIMLTTDLHSPQVKNKMTKEQYIKMNRGINDSKDLPEEYLSSIYDEIAGKKIAMKDSKEHTITPKTSKHSVATEKQRRLLYNVEMEQMAKTAKALMEAVSHAQAPFFSATHLEHVRPMFKLAWTPLLAAFSVGLQDCDDQEVASLCLEGIRCAIRITCIFSMLLERDAYVQALARFTLLTASSSITEMKQKNIDTIKTLITVAHTDGNYLGNSWHEILRCISQLELAQLIGTGVKTRYISGVVRDSQTGIKGFPIGGEEFMPLGLGTLVGGPDRRQMAHIQESVGETSSQSVVVAVDRIFTGSTRLDGNAVVDFVRWLCAVSMDELASTHQPRMFSLQKIVEISYYNMNRIRLQWSRIWQVIGDHFNKVGCNPNEDVAIFAVDSLRQLSMKFLEKGELANFRFQKDFLRPFEHIVKKNRSPTIRDMVIRCVAQMVNSQAANIRSGWKNIFSVFHQAASDHDENIVELAFQTTGHIVMNTFQQHFAAAIDSFQDAVKCLSEFVCNAAFPDTSMEAIRLIRHCAKYVAERPQALREYTSDDMNVAPGDRVWVRGWFPILFELSCIINRCKLDIRTRGLTVMFEIMKSYGHTFEKHWWHDLFRIVFRIFDNMKLPEQQTEKHEWMTTTCNHALYAICDVFTQFYEPLSEVLLADIFTQLQWCVRQDNEQLARSGTNCLENLVILNGEKFSPEVWNVTCSCMLDIFQTTSPHVLLTWRPAGQEEEAGDGKHMDVDFDTQSQSSYDRALSERGGQSQMSTASDETWKGVSDQKLFAGLLIKCVVQLELIQTIDNIVFYPATSKKEDAENMASAQRDALEEAAEEGDPGQGEQGMYRHLSSQHLFKLLDCLLESHTFARDFNSNNEQRTALWRAGFKGKSKPNLLKQETSSLACSLRILFRMYCDRQLQDSWPDIQTRLLLVCSEALAYFISLTSESHREAWTSLLLLLLTRTLRLTDIKFKPHASCYYPHLCEMMQFDLIPELRAVLRRFFLRIGSVFHIAAPEMGQPRPPAP, from the exons ATGAAATTAAAATCGAGCTTGAGAAGCAAAA AGATGGCACAGTGGTCCCGCCCCGAGCAAACTACATTGAGGCTGACAAATATGTGCTACCTTTTGAGCTTGCCTGCCAATCTAAGTCCCCACGCATTGTCAGCACCTCGTTGGACTGCTTACAG AAGCTCATTGCGTATGGCCACATCACAGGCAACGCCCCTGACAGTAGTGCTCCAGGGAAGAGGCTCATCGACCGGCTGGTGGAGACCATCTGTAACTGTTTCCAGGGCCCACAGACAGACGAGGGGGTGCAGCTGCAAATCATTAAG GCTCTCCTGACTGCAGTGACCTCCCCTCACATTGAGATCCACGAGGggactgttctactgactgtgCGTACCTGTTACAACATCTACCTGGCCAGCCGCAACCTCATCAACCAGACCACCGCCAAGGCCACACTCACACAGATGCTCAATGTGATCTTCACCCGCATGGAGACACAGGCA GCTCTGGAGTCTCACGAACAGGAGAAGGATAGACTGTGTTTGCCCCATCAGAACCCTTCCACTTCCCCTGGGCGGATGTGCGGTTCCCCCCGGTCAGACCACACCCTAGACTTAAGCGGGACGCCCTCTCCTGCGGCCAGCACCCCAGACCTCCATACCATGCCCCTGGCCCCAGACACACCCTCCATCAATGGCCAACCAGATGAGTGCAAGACTGAGGAGGATGTGGCTGTTACAGAGGAGAAAAGGGAGGAGACACCACCTCCAG TTTTtgaggatccagtttcagagacCCCAACAACAGTAAAACAGCCAGTCGAGGAAGGGCATGAGGTGGGGCAGGGGGAGAAATCAgaagtaggagaggaggagaaaccAGAAGTCGATTCAAAGCCAACAGAGCAACCAACGAGTGAGGTGGTAGAGGAAGTGGCTCCAGCACCTGAACCAGAGCCACAGCCCCAGACCGCACCAG AAGGGGATCATCTCCCTGAGCAGACAGAGGTGGCGCCCCCTAGACCCAGGACAGATACGAACCAAATGAACGGCATTATGGATGACCGTGGTTCAGTGTCCTCTACAGACATCCTG GATGCGGAGTCTATGCAGGGTGGCCAGAACACTGCTCGTTTCTCCCACATTCTGCAGAAAGACGCCTTCCTAGTCTTCCGCTCCCTCTGCAAGCTCTCCATGAAGCCCCTGGCAGACGGACCCCCTGACCCAAA GTCTCATGAGCTGCGCTCCAAAGTGGTGTCTCTGCAGCTGCTGCTGTCTGTGCTCCAGGGGGCAGGGCCCGTCTTCCGCACCCACGAGATGTTTGTCAATGCCATCAAGCAGTACCTGTGTGTGGCCCTCTCCAAAAACGGGGTGTCCTCTGTGCCCGAGGTGTTTGAGCTCTCCCTCGCCATCTTCCTCACCCTGCTCTCCCACTTTAAAGTCCACCTCAAGATGCAGATCGAG GTGTTTTTCAGGGAGATTTTCCTGACCATCCTGGAAACATCATCCAGCTCCTTTGAACACAAGTGGATGGTTATTCAGACCCTCACACGGATATGTgcag ATGCTCAGTGTGTGGTGGATATCTACGTAAACTACGACTGTGACCTGAACGCTGCAAACATCTTTGAGCGGCTGGTGAACGATCTATCTAAGATTGCCATGGGGAGGAGTGGCCAGGAGCTGGGGATGACCCCTCTACAG GAGCTGAGTCTGCGTAAGAAGGGTCTGGAGTGTTTGGTGTCCATTCTGAAATGCATGGTGGAGTGGAGCAGAGACATGTATGTCAACCCCAACCTGCAGGCCAACCTCG GCCAGGAGCGGCCGTCAGATGGTGAGGGTCCGGAGCTGAAGCTTCCTGACCACCTGGCGTCTCGTAGAGACAGCGTCAGTTCTCTGGACTCCACCATGTCATCTAGTGTCCAGTCCTCCCAGCCTGACCACCCAGAACAGTATGAGGTCATCAAACAACAGAAGGATGTCATCGAGCACGGCATTGAGCT TTTCAACAAAAAGCCCAAGCGAGGTGTCCAGTTCTTACAAGACCAAGGCATGCTGGGAAACACAGCAGAGGACATTGCCCAGTTTCTGCACCAAGAGGAGCGCCTGGACACA ACCCAGGTGGGGGAATACCTGGGGGAGAACGTGCGTTTCAACAAGGAGGTGATGTACAGCTATGTGGACCAGCTGGACTTCTGTGGCCGGGACTTTGTCTCTGCTCTGAGGGCTTTCCTGGAGGGCTTCCGGCTCCCAGGAGAGGCCCAGAAAATTGACAGGCTCATGGAGAAGTTCGCTGCCCGATATCTGGAGTGTAACCAGGG ACAGACTGAGTTTGCCAGTGCAGACACGGCCTACGTCTTGGCCTACTCCATCATCATGCTCACCACCGACCTGCACAGTCCACAG GTGAAGAACAAAATGACCAAGGAGCAGTACATCAAAATGAACCGTGGAATCAATGACAGTAAGGACCTGCCTGAGGAGTACCTGTCCTCCATATACGATGAGATCGCTGGCAAGAAGATCGCCATGAAGGACAGCAAGGAGCACACTATCACACCCAAGACTAGCAAGCACA GTGTAGCCACTGAGAAGCAGCGTCGTCTGCTATATAACGTGGAGATGGAACAGATGGCCAAGACAGCCAAGGCCCTGATGGAGGCTGTGAGCCACGCCCAGGCTCCCTTCTTCAGCGCCACCCACCTGGAACACGTCCGGCCCATGTTTAAG TTGGCGTGGACCCCTCTCCTGGCAGCCTTCAGCGTGGGGCTGCAGGACTGTGATGACCAGGAGGTGGCCTCTCTGTGTCTGGAGGGGATCCGCTGTGCCATCAGGATCACCTGTATCTTCAGTATGCTG TTGGAGAGGGATGCTTATGTCCAAGCCTTGGCTCGGTTCACCCTGCTCACAGCCAGCTCCAGCATCACTGAGATGAAGCAGAAGAACATTGACACCATCAAGACCCTTATCACTGTGGCCCACACAGACGGAAACTACCTGGGCAACTCTTGGCACGAG ATCCTGCGGTGTATCAGCCAGCTGGAGTTGGCCCAGCTGATTGGCACGGGGGTGAAGACACGCTACATCTCTGGAGTGGTCCGGGACAGTCAGACCGGCATCAAGGGTTTCCCAATCGGGGGAGAGGAGTTCATGCCCCTGGGACTGG GGACCCTGGTGGGAGGTCCAGACAGGAGGCAGATGGCTCATATCCAGGAGTCAGTGGGAGAGACCAGCTCTCAGAGCGTGGTGGTGGCTGTAGACAG GATCTTCACTGGTTCCACAAGGCTGGATGGAAATGCAGTTG TGGACTTTGTGCGGTGGTTATGTGCGGTCTCCATGGATGAACTGGCCTCTACTCACCAGCCGAGGATGTTCAGTCTGCAGAAGATAGTAGAGATCTCCTACTACAACATGAACCGCATCCGTCTGCAGTGGTCACGCATCTGGCAGGTCATCGGAGACCACTTCAACAAG GTGGGCTGCAACCCCAACGAGGACGTGGCCATCTTTGCCGTGGACTCTCTGAGGCAGCTGTCCATGAAGTTCCTGGAGAAAGGAGAGCTGGCTAACTTCCGCTTCCAGAAGGACTTCCTCCGGCCATTTGAACACATCGTGAAGAAGAACAG ATCTCCCACTATCAGGGACATGGTGATCCGCTGTGTGGCCCAGATGGTCAACTCCCAGGCAGCCAACATCCGCTCCGGCTGGAAGAACATCTTCTCTGTGTTCCACCAGGCCGCCTCGGATCACGACGAGAACATTGTGGAGCTGGCCTTCCAGACTACTGGCCACATAGTCA TGAACACGTTTCAGCAGCACTTTGCAGCAGCCATAGACTCCTTCCAGGATGCAGTGAAGTGTCTGTCTGAGTTTGTGTGCAACGCTGCCTTCCCTGACACCAGTATGGAGGCCATCCGGCTCATACGCCACTGTGCTAAATATGTGGCTGAACGGCCGCAG GCTCTGCGGGAGTACACCAGTGATGACATGAACGTGGCCCCAGGGGACCGGGTGTGGGTGAGAGGCTGGTTCCCCATCCTCTTTGAGCTGTCCTGCATCATCAACCGCTGCAAGCTGGACATCAGGACAAG GGGTCTGACTGTGATGTTTGAGATTATGAAGAGCTATGGACACACCTTTGAAAAGCACTGGTGGCACGACCTTTTCCGCATCGTCTTCCGCATCTTCGACAATATGAAGCTCCCTGAGCAGCAGACGGAG AAGCATGAGTGGATGACCACGACCTGTAACCACGCCCTGTACGCCATTTGTGACGTCTTCACCCAGTTCTATGAGCCTCTCAGTGAAGTCCTGCTGGCTGACATCTTCACTCAGCTGCAGTGGTGTGTCAGACAAG ATAATGAGCAGTTGGCCCGGTCAGGGACTAACTGCCTAGAGAACCTGGTCATCCTGAATGGGGAGAAGTTTAGCCCAGAGGTGTGGAACGTCACCTGCTCCTGTATGCTGGACATCTTCCAGACCACCAGCCCACACGT CCTGTTGACATGGCGACCAGCTGGTCAGGAAGAGGAAGCTGGTGATGGGAAACATATG GATGTAGATTTTGACACCCAATCCCAGAGCAGCTATGACAGAGCCCTGTcagagagaggaggtcagagcCAAATGTCCACTGCCAGCGATGAGACCTGGAAGG GAGTGTCAGACCAGAAGCTGTTTGCTGGACTGCTCATCAAGTGTGTGGTGCAGCTGGAGCTGATCCAGACCATTGACAACATTGTCTTCTACCCGGCAACCAGCAAGAAGGAAGATGCCGAAAATATGGCTTCTGCACAG AGGGATGCTCTGGAGGAGGCTGCAGAGGAAGGGGACCCTGGGCAGGGGGAGCAGGGCATGTACAGACACCTCTCCTCCCAGCACCTTTTCAAGCTGCTGGACTGCTTGCTGGAGTCACACACCTTTGCCAGAGATTTCAACTCTAACAACGAGCAGAGGACTGCACTCTGGAGAGCAG gaTTTAAGGGGAAGTCGAAGCCCAATCTGCTAAAGCAGGAGACCAGTAGCCTGGCCTGTAGCCTGCGTATTCTGTTCCGCATGTACTGTGACCGGCAGCTCCAGGACTCCTGGCCTGACATCCAGACACGACTGCTGCT cGTGTGCAGCGAGGCCCTGGCTTACTTTATCAGCCTGACCTCTGAGAGCCACAGAGAGGCCTGGACAAGCCTGCTCCTCCTGCTGCTCACCAGGACTCTTCGACTGACCGACATCAAG TTCAAGCCTCATGCCTCCTGTTACTACCCGCACCTGTGTGAGATGATGCAGTTTGACCTGATCCCAGAGCTCCGCGCCGTCCTACGCCGTTTCTTCCTCCGCATCGGCTCCGTCTTCCACATCGCTGCTCCTGAGATGGGCCAGCCACGGCCCCCGGCGCCCTAG